agaaacatcgtgggagtggaggacaagacagacatgtcagaagattataatatgtttggtgaaattccgcccttcaaagtgaacactgacccaagcattaagttaaatgatgaggatgctccatggatacggcacaatcgtaagcaagcagggacacaagggaagaattgatgtgtaataatttattgtaccaaactttgttgaatggatcatgtgaattaaaacgtacgatggcgaatccggatgatttgtatttggtcgatgaactgaatgatgtatcaaaccttttgtcaaaccttcaagggatcgatgaactgaattttttgatatattatttgtatttttaagattttaaaatgaattagttttatttttctgatttttttgatatattatttgtatttttaagattataaaatgaattagttttatttttctgattttttgatatataattgtatttttaagattttaaaatgaattagttttatttttctgatttttttgatatattatttgtatttttaagattttaaaatgaattagttttatttttctgatttctttgatatattatttgtatttttaagattataaaatgaattagttttatttttctgattttttgatatataattgtatttttaagattttaaaatgaattagttttatttttctgattttttatgatatataattgtatttttaagattttaaaatgaattagttttatttttctgatttttttgatatattatttgtatttttaagattttaaaatgaattagttttatttttctgattttttatgatatataattgtatttttaagattttaaaatgaattagttttatttttctgatttttttgatatattatttgtatttttaagattttaaaatgtattagttttattttatatgaaaaaggacctttagtcgcggttcgtgacacgaaccgcgactaaaggctctttccgcgcgggaacgaaagcggcgcgaaagaacctttagtcccggttggggacaccaaccgcgactaaaggtatcctttagtcgcggttggtgtcccaaaccgggactaaagggtacctttagtcgcggttggtctccccaaccgggactaatgctttTCCTATATAAGTGGCACTTAGGATTTTCCCACATTCTCCCCCGACGCCAACGACCCTGCGcttcgacgccgccaggctgctcctcgtcgctgtcgccgttgccgcgccctgccccgtcgccgcccgctcctcctcgccgtcgccaacgcctccccgacctcgccgtcgtcAACGCCTCCCTGACCTCCGCCGGCTGCCTCccgccgctgcccctgcccctgctaccggctgcctcccgccgcccgcccgccgccgtcctcctcaaacaaagaaaaggaagaacaaaaggaagaacaaaaggaaaaagaaaaggaagaagaaaaggaaaaagaaaataagaaaaggaaaaagaaaataagaaaaggaaaaacagaataagaaaaggaaaaaggaaataagaaaaggaaaaagaaaaagaagaagaaaaggaaaaataaaataagaaaaggaaaaagaaaataagaaaaggaaaaacagaataagaaaaggaaaaagaaaataagaaaaggaaaaagaaaaggaagaagaaaaggaaacacaaaataagaaaaggaaaaagaaaaggaagaagaaaacgaagaagaaaaggaagaagaaaaggaaaaacaaaataagaaaaggaagaagaaaaggaagaagaaaaggaagaagaaaaggaaaaagaaaaggaagaagaaaaggaagaagaaaaggaaaaacaaatgaagaaaaggaagaagaaaaggaagaagaaaaggaaaaagaaaaggaagaagaaaaggaaaaacaaaataagaaaaggaaaaacaaaataagaaaaggaaaaagaaaagaaaaaagaaaaggaaaaaaaaaacttGGCAGTGCTAAACaaaaacttctatgcaaattagtgctcaataatcttattttttaattcctcctcctctatgtccccttaatcttattttttagtTTCTTTATACTTAAAgtatttttactacatgcaggagtgacatatggcggacgatagagccgagccgcttagggatccggaggctgaacgttatttaatgggcatcatcaacaacgagattccttatgtgccgggctcagaatatgagcaagaagaggatgtagtctcttcttttctgaaccttgacggtggaacagacattgtcgatgatcaagaaggtgaaggaacggacattgtcgacggaggtcaaccgtcaacaaacgacgatctcgaattgcaagtagcaaccacctccggcgaggtatatatatacattgagcctctcgtgatacaaacttactgaaatgtgaatacatatgtattaacgcgcgcgactctctttctttttttagccctcggccgaatcgagtacgacaaagcgtggcaaatccaaggcgatgaaaacaggagaaacatatgccactGAGTTTGttagtgaaaccggcaagcccctacagcacacctcaaagtttatcaaccaatgcggagtcattgttagagacaacgtcccgatcaccatccaggaatggaaggagccaaagaaggcacgtcttggtttcagtgttgtcgacaagagaacgaaaaaggattgctggagaaagcttacggaacatttcattctacctccggaatacaacaaagtcgatgaattcgtaacgaggttccgggtggacgtgagaggaggaggctagttaaagagttcgctcttcagaagatgggcgaagcattccggaacttcaagaaaaatttaacccgtgactatgtcaacaagggcaagactccggatttcaatggacaacatgagaaactgaaagatgattggccagaatttgtgaggcaaaagcaatcgaaccatttcaaggaaatatcaaaaaaaataaggataatgcgagtaagaaaaagttccatcatattatggggccaggaggataccgcctttcggagcctaagtggcagaagatggaggaggacctgagggtgcgaggaatccctctaggtacagagggatgggatcCAAGGGCCAAaggctggtggtacgggcatgggggatcgctagacccggagacaggggtgtgtgttcaccggaagaaaaagtttgctcccacccaagctcttattgacgcaatgacccaagctcaagagggcttgatcaagttcaacagagagaaagacgcactgacaacagccctcgggaatgatgaacaccgaggacgtgtacgaggcaaaggcaaagttccgtggaaagtagggttttcccaggacaatgacccgtactgttacagaagccgtaagagaaagacggaccgggatgcagatcttatggagaagtttgcatcggaactccatgagttgaagcagaccgtgcatgaactagtaaaagaaaaatcggctgcagggccgcatgaagatcatgaagcggatcacggaagccagcagcggagaagcagcgtggcttccacggatgccccgcctggtgctagtgcaccgatgatcgagattcgtgcaccggagcctcactaccccgtggatgatgtaaaggagatgaaagaatgtgatctgcattatcccgtggggaacgtttccacgaaggtagctagcggcagtgctttaccctgtacacctggagcactccaccacaacaatcccattgcatatggctatgctcgtgtcacggtggaagacatagtccaagggtttgaggacctggagattgacaaagctacaccggaaggggagagaagacttggagatgtcaagcgccagatcattctatggaaaaagaagtacatagtgtttccaggcgaggcgccaaggctaacaagtccacccccctccgatggtggtggtggcggtggtggtggtcgtggtggttcacctacccctccttcacgccattcgacgccgtcccccgatccacaacctccggcgggtacgatgcccccaatcctcctccggcgggtatgacgccccccaatccacctccggcgaagaagcagaagcaggcggacagcaaggaaacccgctactggactattaacccggacccttatgtacctaagacctcaagggtaccggagccatcactgaagcctctcctcccaaggccttgggaacttagtgaagctgaaaccaaattggccgcgtctgctcattatgagaaatggaaggcggatatgaaggcgataaaagagcctgagcccaagcaagtattcactgagaagcaaaagaagtgggctatggattttttgacgacaccgtcccaagccgagctgaatatgcctgacgactatggacatgaacttcgtaggcaagaaaaaatattgaaggaggagaaagaagaaagtaaaaaagcgggaaaccagttgaccagctcgggatgcagaataaacaatcgacccccccgctcatagtgaaagccggtccggaagaggaccccgagatcatagcagctgcggcagcacctggattgactgtagcgagtgccatgaaacaagcgtctgagatgggtttgactcttcgtgccttcttaggccttgaggatgcgccagtatgtgagatagcattacaatatgtgcggaatgggcctctcgtcgagcctgcgcgggaaaagagtctaccaccacaaatgcgaaatctgctacgttggtacaagcaattcataagatgggccgacaaagaatatgtttatgcggatgttacagaggagcatcacaccaaacggtactctgtacaagttcatatgagtgaattgttccagctgttcaatctgcgcgagctcgataaatctatgctgagttgctacgttctgtaagtgatttatttctacctcatctcgttcttcattgcctgcactatatatatatatatatatatatatatatatatatattgtcctaactatattgttgcgtacgctattatgcagattgaagatttgggaatgcaaaataagaaacatccatgatgttgggttcattgacccacatatcgttaatggacatgtgttacaaaatcaccccgaagacgtggagaaagacttgtacaagtttcttagaaagcatcaactcaaaagtcatattctatttccttaccattttgggtgagtgtttctctcttgtgcccattctcttttgtttactccatgcatggtatgtctaatcgatgagttatgcatgactgtgcatgtaacgtgtccgcaggttctactggattctgctaaatattgaacttcacacctccagagttctaatcatggactctatggattcggatccaaagcgttgggccgacatgagaaaaatgctgcaaaagtaattattttcaatcatttgagctctatatcgatcggtctctttcgttcatttcctaatatcaagtaactaataactcccttgttcatttaattttcttttccctgtagggtttggagacggttctcagaagaaattgtcggtgaattcaaacatgagctagattttagaaggttagttaatgtggataagcagccaccggggaccaatctatgtggatactatgtttgtgagaacatccggagacacacctttgagcggaaggcatcggatagcgtgcggaaggtgacggataacttgcggaggaggcttagtccagaagctcgcttctgaccaattcaagaggaattagcaggatttttcatgaggaaagtcatcaatcctaaaggagaacactataccgaggacgaagaaatttatatgcatacccgagattgaaacttgttcgaagttgtatatggtcatccatcctaattgtgtatagaaacttgttcgaagttgtatatggtcacccgagattgaatatatattatatattcctcttgaattcttcttgtttgaaatttcatatgcatgtatatagtagcgtagaatatgtgtactgaaacttcatcaaaattaaaataaaacacaaaataaaatataaaagaaataaaacattacaaattaaaaagaaaccaggtttaggggggctaaaaccctaaacccgcggaggaggcctttagtcccggttagccacgagaaccgggactaaaggtcctccgccccgacggacccctggcgcccacgtggacgggcctttagtcccggttagccatgagaaccgggactaaaggtcctccgccccgacggacccctggcgcccacgtggacgggcctttagtcgcggttcgtaagaggcgcgactaaagggggggggtctttagtcgcgcatatttagtcccggttgcacagccgggactaaaggcctttgtgaaccgggactaaaggcccattttcTACCAGTGCTACCTCATTTCCTTTCTACATCCACATATTTCTTTCTGCTCCTCCGTTCTTCCAGACCAGCAGCCCATCTTATCATCTCTCTCACGCCTTCTCAGGCCCATCTCCATGACGGCCGGCGACTCGTGACGACGAGACACGTGCTACGAGCCCTTCGTGGTAGTGCCGCAAACTCCGCACGTCTCTGGCGGTGCCGGAGAAGACGTGCTCGGTGATGCAACCGTATAGACGCTCGCTTGAACCGTCCAGGGGAATAAAAAAGAACTCAAAAACAAATTTTGAAGCATTTCATACAACTAAAGTTAGACAAAAATAGAAGATTGTTAATACAAACAACAATACAATATTTTTACAGTTATGTTCCTTATCCCGACATGCAAAAAGTTACGGATCTaaaatttcagtttctctaggaTTTGTTTGAGTTCTTACCGAGGACAAAACAATAGAAATAATAATATGACTTTCATAATTCAACTCATGTTTATTTAACAACTTATAAAAGAAAACAATAGAAAATTTTGATGCTGCACGCGCATGTGCTCGGGCTACTCTGAAAGTTATTACAAAAGGCACACATCTGCAAAAAAAACTTAAGACATAGACATATAAAATAACTCATATGTCCATAGTTTTATTTAATCATCCTAAGCTTATTCATCAAGGAGCATATAGCCAAGGCTTGTAGCCCCTTTAGCTATCTCAAAACTTATAAGGGCATCGAACGCAGCATATCTGATTTGTTGGAAGTTCAATGGAGTAATCTCCCATCCGGAACTCTTCAGTTGCTTGCACTCCTTGCCCTTCTCCAGATTCGTTCCCAACACAAAATTTGCTAGGTCAAATAGCGAAGGTATTGGTTTACTGCAAGTTGTAATTGGTATATCAATGCGCTCTTGTAGGTCAATGGGCATTTTAATATGGAGGCCGTATGGCTCAAGCATTTTTACGTCCTGGCCAATTGCCGCTCCACAGAAGAAGATATCCTCACGAGCAAGAAATATTTTGAGCTCGTCTGGTATGCGAGGCGAGTGCATTATGTGGTACACCAAGCAATCATCTGCAACACACAGTTGAAGTACGGCGGCGCGGCGCTGCATTTCCAGGGGCAGGTCCTTCTGCTTCACCCCATGGACTTAGTCGGTGAACTCGCAGTCTAGACCAACAATCTTCATTTCCACCGTTTGGAGGGAGTTCGACACACTCTTGACCCATTCCTCAATGACGCCTGGTTCATTGGCGACCCTCACGGTTACCTTGAAGCCAGCAAGTTGATCAAAGCGATGAGTAATAGCAGCAGGCTGATCCACCAGAATGGCAGCAGAGTGATCCTCCTCCTGTGGAGCTAGCGGAGGCAGCAGAGTATAATCAAAGATAGAAATAGTCTGCGGCTGCAGTAGCTCCAATGTGCCTGGCGAAGCGAGCATATCATTGGCATTGGTCTCCTTAGGAAGCGCCCTGCAGTCATAGACCATGTGAGCGGTAGGAGATATCATGAACAAATAAAACACATCTTTTTTTACTATTACTACATGCCAACGCCCAACGAGTAGAACTATAAATAACTCAACACAAATTACTCCGGTTCAATAGATGAAGAGTTCTTCTGAAAATAAAAACTGAACTTGCTCAGAAAAAAAATCCTAGATCTATATTCTGAAAATGAATCTGAGTGCCCatcttttttttgttttgcaaGAAGAGTTAAAGTGCTCGTCTTTGCCGTCACGCAATATACTCCTTGAAACTCCAATCTTCAAATGCATGAACTTTAAAAAAAAGCTGGGACTAAATTGGATCAGACAAATTTCTCAAGACATGGTACAGAGAAAAATTCACAAGCAAAACACCTCAAATTCGTCCAGAAGATGGCAAAATAAGAATGCATGAGCACGTTGCCTATCATAAAATAAGAAGACAATAGAATGAGTTGCAGTAGTATATTATTATACCTTGATGACTTCGTTTTGGTTTGCAGCAGCGCCATAGTCAGGTGTATTGCAAATTGCAATATCCACTACACGTCCGCCGCAGATGTTGCTTCTCAGACTGATGGATTGTATGTGATGTGATCGAGGGGATGGTTTGTCAATCCAGCCAAAAGGCTGCTTATAAGCTAGCCGATTGGGACAAAAATAGCAAGTGTTGATATTCGCATTTTGGGAAGGAAACAGTAAGAATTTTGGTGCAGTGCTTATCCGCAGCGATATTTAATACTTTCTTTATGTTTCATTCGCGTCAAATAGCAAGTATTGATATTCGCGTCACCTCTTTTTTTTTATCTGAACTTGGTCGCTTTGGTTTACCATTTTTTTAATGTGAACGTGCTCCAGCTTTATTTAACGATTTTGCATGCGAACATGGTCTATTAATTATTTTTGTTTTAGGAACGTGGTCGATTTTACATTCACATAGGACATGTTTGGTTGCCTGTAGCGATTTTGCATGCATTGCATGTGTGTCTCAGTTGGACGTTATTGaggaaaaacagagaaaaaatcATCATCTGCACATCTTTTCACTTCTAGGAAAAGGCTTATAGGTGGGGCAGGCGTGGACTTGCACCCGCCATAGATATTTTGGAAAATTTGCAGTGGCGGGTGCTACAAACTGATTGAGGAAGTACCGGCTCGTACGTATGTATCTCGCCGGAAAGCGTTCGGTGAGTTTCGCAGTCGAGGTCGGGATATGTGCCAACAGCTTAGCCCGGCATCATCGCGTTGTTATGGCTGCTCGGAACGCCCATGTGTGTGCTGCCATCTTGGCAGAAATCTGGAAGTGATCAATCCTGATAGTTCAAAAGTGATGTCAGTGTGGTTTCTTTTCCTTAAGTATTTTGTCAGTGATGTGCACGAGGATATTGGTGACAGTGACACTGGTAGTGACTCGCTGGAAGATTCCCATGGAGATTTCTTGGCTTACGATGATGATGGTGTGGTCATTCCAATATCCCGTGGGCAGATGAACACAAATCCGCTTTTAGATTTTATCCCATTGTGCAAGCTATGTGGTTCTCTTATTGATCCTGACACTGTGAGAAGTTCAGACAACAAAGATGATTCGGATGGTGATGAGGATTTGATGTACAAACAAGGTAGAGGAAAGAGTTCAGGTAATGCTTCCATATGTTAATCTGATTCTTCTAACCTGGCATGTGCATGCAAATATTATTTTTGATGTGTGTATGTTCTTTTGTTTTGATGGAAATACCATGTCTTCTTAACGTTGCTTGGTGAACAGAAAAAATTCCCAGCTAAACTAGACTTTTAGTTTCTGCCTTTGAGTTCGCGTAAACTGAACAGATATATAGATAAaggttttctctctctctctttctctctccctctctctctctctctctaaaaaCATGAAAGATTTATTTACATGTAAGATCAACAATGAAGTTAAGAATCAAAAACATGTAACCCTTTATCTGAGAAATAAAGAACTCACATCACCTTGAGAAATATGTTAATCTGATTCATTTGACCGGGCGTGTGCTTGCAAATATATATTTTGACGTGTGTATGTTCTTTTGTTTTGATGGAACTATCATGTGTTCTTAATGTTGCTTGGTGAACAGAAAAAATTCCCAGCTaaactagacttttttttctTCAGCTCGGGCCTACTATTGACTCGAGCTAGAAAGTTCAAGATTGAGCTACCTAAACATGGTCGTCTGGAGTAATGCCCAGTTTAAACCCAGCGCACAACATCACTAGGAAGAGGGCGAGCTCGCCCCGATGGATATGGCATCAAAGAAGAGGACGAGGGAACTTAACCATGTCAATGTTGTCTTCTGCCGGCGTGAAGACATGCCGACGCATGGGCGTTCACGTCTAGCTACTGTAGTTTACGCCACCCCGGTTGAGTCCAGCGAGACCGGTCCCCGCGGTTGACAAGGACGAAGTCGCAGTTGCCTTGGGGCGTGCACAAAGTGCAGATGAAGGAGGAACATGTGTGGGTGGAGACGTGTGCACAAAACACTCGTGCAGAAGGTACGTGTATGGTGTCGGTGGGGTTCTTGAGGCATGCTTATTCTGTTACGGGATTTGAGCATATAATTTTCTTTTCTCCCATTGGAACGCACGGACATTTTTGCTAGTCAATATAAAAGATAGAACTATTATGACAACAACCCACATTTGTCCTTTGGGTGAAAAATTTCTCGCTCTTAAATTCGTTCATCTCGTAAGTGGTCGTGTATATAGTGTACACTCACTTACTCTCTGTAGTTTTGACTGTCGGTGATGGTCATTCTTCCC
This sequence is a window from Aegilops tauschii subsp. strangulata cultivar AL8/78 chromosome 7, Aet v6.0, whole genome shotgun sequence. Protein-coding genes within it:
- the LOC141027567 gene encoding 3'-5' exonuclease-like is translated as MQRRAAVLQLCVADDCLVYHIMHSPRIPDELKIFLAREDIFFCGAAIGQDVKMLEPYGLHIKMPIDLQERIDIPITTCSKPIPSLFDLANFVLGTNLEKGKECKQLKSSGWEITPLNFQQIRYAAFDALISFEIAKGATSLGYMLLDE